One window of the Rufibacter radiotolerans genome contains the following:
- the hemF gene encoding oxygen-dependent coproporphyrinogen oxidase: MKDTIQRWFKSFQERLCQDLEACDGIAKFQEDHWERPGGGGGAARVIQNGAVFEKGGVNFSAVEGILPKLAAQALHLPDPHFFATGVSVVMHPENPHVPITHMNVRYFEAGNGEAWFGGGIDLTPIYVNQDQVRFFHQQLKATCDRFQPSYYPEFKNWADDYFYIPHREETRGVGGIFFDRLTATPEISLEERFEFVKAVADTFAPTYTAIANQNKQLPYSQAEKDWQLIRRGRYVEFNLVNDRGTKFGLETKGRTESILMSLPPLASWQYSHSPEPGSPEAQASEFFRKGIDWVNL, from the coding sequence ATGAAAGATACGATACAACGCTGGTTTAAGTCATTTCAGGAACGCCTTTGCCAGGATTTAGAAGCCTGCGATGGGATTGCTAAATTTCAGGAAGACCATTGGGAAAGGCCCGGAGGCGGCGGAGGCGCGGCCCGCGTGATCCAGAACGGGGCCGTGTTTGAAAAAGGTGGCGTGAACTTCTCGGCGGTAGAGGGTATTTTACCTAAGCTTGCCGCGCAAGCCCTACACCTGCCCGACCCGCATTTCTTTGCCACGGGCGTGTCGGTGGTCATGCACCCAGAAAACCCGCATGTGCCCATCACACACATGAACGTGCGCTACTTTGAGGCGGGCAACGGCGAGGCCTGGTTTGGCGGCGGCATAGACCTTACGCCCATTTACGTAAACCAGGACCAAGTACGGTTCTTTCACCAGCAACTCAAAGCCACCTGTGACCGCTTTCAGCCTTCTTATTATCCAGAGTTCAAGAACTGGGCCGATGACTATTTCTATATTCCGCACCGTGAGGAAACCCGGGGCGTAGGCGGCATTTTCTTTGACCGGTTAACGGCTACTCCTGAGATCTCCCTGGAAGAACGGTTTGAATTTGTGAAAGCCGTAGCCGACACCTTTGCCCCTACCTATACTGCCATTGCCAACCAGAACAAACAACTGCCTTATTCTCAAGCCGAAAAAGACTGGCAACTGATCAGACGCGGCCGGTATGTGGAGTTTAACCTGGTGAATGACCGGGGCACAAAGTTCGGGCTGGAAACCAAGGGCCGCACCGAGTCCATCCTTATGAGTTTGCCGCCTCTGGCTAGCTGGCAGTACAGCCATTCCCCGGAGCCCGGCTCCCCGGAGGCCCAGGCTTCTGAATTCTTCCGGAAAGGAATTGACTGGGTCAACCTATAA
- a CDS encoding outer membrane beta-barrel protein, with translation MKRMYALLSAIMMAAAIALPSRAETTGFTAPPAQDTLIVKMKNNAKVLVVVKDLTQLKELKSQSIDSLITVLEKHASKIEQAGKQAGDKPMVVTIDRSRTDNANDVRITVTQNGKEEVIKEGNKKIRILSDISIDVENDDEADKTSVKVNVGQSDTTKTDDDDDDKKKRNPRVEHDMQLDLGVSNWANKSMPAGSEIQDVELKPLGSRYVSLNSKWHYRLGGEASPLRLITGFTLDFHNYMFEDNLMLVNQGNRAAFVKADPLSLDKSKLATTTFNIPLEFGLHFKNDKGKTNFKIGAGGFAGYRLGSHTKIKYSLDGDTKKDKEKDDFNLEDVQYGLTGFIGIRSLEMFVKYNLNELFEENQGPKANAIAVGFRVMKF, from the coding sequence ATGAAACGTATGTACGCCCTGCTTTCGGCCATCATGATGGCTGCCGCAATCGCCTTGCCTTCCCGCGCCGAAACCACTGGTTTCACCGCCCCTCCTGCCCAGGATACCCTTATTGTAAAAATGAAAAACAATGCCAAGGTATTGGTGGTAGTGAAGGACCTTACCCAGCTGAAAGAGCTAAAATCACAAAGCATTGACTCCCTGATCACCGTGCTGGAAAAGCATGCCAGCAAAATTGAGCAGGCCGGCAAGCAAGCCGGAGACAAGCCCATGGTAGTGACCATTGACCGCAGCCGCACCGACAATGCCAATGATGTAAGAATCACCGTAACCCAGAACGGGAAAGAGGAAGTGATCAAAGAAGGAAACAAAAAGATCAGGATCCTGAGCGACATCAGCATTGACGTAGAAAATGACGATGAAGCAGACAAGACCTCTGTGAAGGTAAACGTGGGCCAGTCTGACACCACCAAAACCGATGACGACGATGACGACAAGAAGAAACGTAACCCACGGGTGGAGCATGACATGCAGCTAGACCTGGGCGTCTCAAATTGGGCCAACAAAAGCATGCCGGCGGGCTCAGAAATACAGGATGTGGAGTTGAAGCCCCTGGGTTCAAGATACGTGAGCCTGAACAGCAAATGGCACTACCGCCTGGGCGGCGAAGCCAGCCCGCTACGCCTGATCACTGGCTTTACCCTTGACTTCCACAACTACATGTTTGAGGACAACCTAATGCTGGTGAACCAGGGAAACCGCGCCGCGTTTGTAAAAGCAGACCCGCTCTCCTTAGACAAAAGCAAACTGGCCACCACTACCTTTAACATTCCCCTTGAATTTGGGCTTCACTTTAAAAATGACAAAGGCAAAACCAACTTCAAGATTGGCGCAGGTGGGTTTGCCGGGTACAGATTAGGTAGTCACACCAAAATAAAATACTCTCTGGACGGGGACACCAAGAAGGACAAAGAGAAAGATGACTTCAACCTGGAAGATGTACAATACGGCCTCACCGGTTTCATTGGCATCAGAAGCCTGGAGATGTTTGTGAAGTATAACCTGAATGAGCTGTTTGAGGAAAACCAAGGACCCAAAGCCAATGCTATTGCGGTTGGGTTCCGAGTAATGAAATTCTAA
- a CDS encoding alpha-ketoacid dehydrogenase subunit alpha/beta, producing MVESSPKVDLDIQVKAYRLMLTAKAMADTYEENKAICSKYVHSTSRGHEAIQLATAFHLTEKDYLSVYYRDESILLGLGLSPYELMLQLMAKRDDPFSGGRTYYGHPSLRREGFPIIPHQSSATGMQAIPATGMAHALSYLESQEIMAANEGRVVVCSLGDGSVTEGEVAEAFQMAVLKKLPIIYLVQDNDWGISAKGSEMRAMDAYEYAAGFKGMERLRVDGSDFSDSYLGMQEAFRVAREERRPVLVHAKCPLLGHHTSGVRREWYRGDNLTQHALEDPLPKLDAQLVEQGLTAEELSAMAEEVKLEVQAHYEQALAAANPDPATFDLHEFAPTPITAETGTRSPQNAEKTTMVDAALHAVDDILKEYPEALFYGQDVGGELGGVFREAALLAKKYGDNRVFNTPIQEAYIVGSTAGMSAVGAKPIVEIQFADYIWPGINQLVEELSKSCYLSMGKFPIQALIRVPIGAYGGGGPYHSGSIESTLLNIRGIKVVYPSNAADMKGLMKAAFLDPNPVVMLEHKGLYWSKVPGTEEAKTTEPASDYILPLGKANIVQEASAEQIRLGNSLTVITYGMGVYWAKAASKLVPGSVEIVDLRTLNPLDYETVEASVKRHGKVLVLTEEPLMNSFAESLAGRIGKTCFTHLDAPVFTLGAENLPAVPLNVELEKMMLPNADKVFTAIKELLEY from the coding sequence ATGGTGGAATCCTCTCCCAAAGTTGATCTAGATATACAGGTAAAAGCTTACCGCCTGATGCTCACAGCAAAAGCGATGGCCGATACCTACGAAGAAAACAAAGCTATTTGCAGTAAATACGTACACAGCACCTCGCGCGGCCATGAGGCCATCCAGCTGGCCACGGCGTTTCACCTCACGGAAAAAGATTATCTGTCTGTCTATTACCGAGATGAGTCTATTCTCTTAGGCTTGGGTTTGTCGCCGTATGAATTAATGCTGCAGCTCATGGCCAAGCGCGACGACCCCTTCAGCGGCGGCCGCACCTACTACGGCCACCCGTCATTACGGCGCGAAGGTTTCCCTATTATACCTCACCAAAGCTCGGCCACGGGCATGCAAGCAATTCCGGCTACGGGCATGGCGCACGCGCTTTCGTATCTAGAGTCCCAGGAAATCATGGCTGCCAATGAGGGCCGCGTAGTGGTTTGTTCTTTGGGCGATGGCTCGGTGACCGAAGGAGAGGTAGCTGAAGCGTTCCAGATGGCGGTGCTCAAAAAATTGCCTATCATTTATCTGGTGCAGGACAACGACTGGGGTATCTCAGCCAAAGGCTCTGAGATGCGGGCTATGGACGCCTATGAATACGCGGCTGGTTTTAAAGGCATGGAGCGCCTGCGCGTAGACGGTTCTGATTTTTCTGACTCTTACCTGGGCATGCAGGAAGCCTTTAGGGTAGCAAGGGAAGAACGCAGACCGGTGCTGGTGCACGCCAAATGTCCCCTTTTGGGCCACCACACGTCTGGCGTACGCCGGGAATGGTACCGCGGCGACAACCTGACCCAACACGCCCTGGAGGACCCGCTACCTAAGTTAGATGCCCAATTGGTGGAGCAAGGGCTTACCGCTGAAGAGTTATCGGCTATGGCCGAAGAAGTAAAACTGGAAGTGCAGGCCCATTATGAACAAGCGCTGGCCGCGGCCAACCCAGACCCGGCCACCTTTGATCTGCATGAGTTTGCGCCTACTCCCATCACTGCGGAAACCGGAACCCGCAGCCCGCAGAATGCCGAGAAAACCACTATGGTAGACGCGGCCCTACATGCGGTTGATGATATTTTAAAAGAGTACCCCGAGGCGCTTTTCTACGGCCAGGATGTGGGCGGGGAACTGGGCGGCGTGTTCCGGGAGGCAGCTTTGCTGGCCAAAAAATACGGCGATAACCGGGTCTTCAATACGCCCATTCAGGAAGCCTATATTGTGGGGTCTACCGCGGGCATGTCGGCGGTGGGGGCCAAGCCAATTGTGGAGATCCAGTTCGCGGATTATATCTGGCCGGGCATAAACCAGCTGGTGGAAGAACTTTCTAAAAGCTGTTACCTGAGCATGGGAAAATTCCCTATCCAGGCTTTGATCAGGGTGCCCATTGGCGCCTATGGCGGGGGCGGACCGTACCACTCAGGCAGCATTGAGTCTACCTTGCTTAACATTCGGGGCATAAAAGTAGTGTACCCCAGCAACGCCGCCGACATGAAAGGCCTGATGAAAGCGGCCTTCCTGGACCCTAACCCGGTGGTGATGCTGGAGCACAAAGGCCTTTACTGGTCCAAAGTGCCGGGCACCGAAGAAGCCAAAACCACTGAGCCTGCTTCTGATTATATCTTGCCACTGGGCAAGGCTAACATAGTGCAGGAAGCCAGCGCCGAGCAAATACGGTTGGGCAATAGCCTCACGGTCATTACCTACGGCATGGGCGTGTACTGGGCCAAAGCGGCCAGCAAATTGGTGCCGGGTTCGGTAGAGATTGTTGACCTGCGTACGCTTAACCCCCTTGACTATGAAACCGTTGAAGCTTCTGTGAAACGTCATGGCAAAGTGCTGGTGCTCACCGAAGAGCCGCTCATGAACTCCTTCGCGGAGTCTCTGGCGGGCCGCATAGGCAAGACCTGTTTCACCCATTTAGACGCCCCTGTCTTTACCTTGGGTGCTGAGAACCTACCGGCTGTTCCTCTGAATGTGGAGCTGGAAAAAATGATGCTGCCTAACGCAGATAAAGTGTTCACGGCAATTAAGGAATTGCTGGAATATTAA
- a CDS encoding TrmH family RNA methyltransferase encodes MISKGLLKYIRSLQIKKYRVLHQAFTVEGEKSVAELLQADVELETLLATDKFLQKHTHLVKKGFQVQTVTENDLSKAGSMESNNAALAIAKMRPVPDFNWQDNPFVLALDEVRDPGNLGTIIRIADWYGLSSIVLSKSSADFYNQKVIAATMGSFLRITPHYVDLGPFLGKRPQNVPVYGAALEGDNIHKLSLQPQGVLVMGSESHGIGPEVMQLVTQPLHIPGRGKAESLNVGTATAILLDNFFRNA; translated from the coding sequence ATGATCTCAAAAGGTCTTTTGAAGTACATTAGGTCACTGCAAATAAAGAAATATCGGGTGCTTCACCAAGCTTTCACGGTGGAAGGTGAAAAGAGTGTGGCAGAATTGCTGCAGGCAGACGTTGAACTGGAGACGCTCCTGGCCACCGATAAATTTCTACAGAAGCATACCCATCTTGTCAAGAAAGGTTTTCAGGTGCAGACCGTCACCGAAAACGACTTGTCTAAAGCGGGTTCCATGGAAAGCAATAACGCCGCCCTGGCCATTGCCAAAATGCGCCCGGTCCCAGATTTCAACTGGCAGGACAACCCCTTTGTGTTGGCCCTGGACGAAGTGCGCGACCCTGGCAATCTGGGCACCATCATCCGGATTGCCGATTGGTACGGCCTTTCCTCCATTGTGCTCTCCAAATCCAGCGCCGACTTCTACAACCAGAAAGTGATTGCCGCCACTATGGGCTCTTTTCTCAGGATTACGCCGCATTACGTTGATTTGGGCCCGTTTTTGGGAAAACGGCCTCAAAACGTACCGGTGTACGGAGCTGCCCTGGAAGGAGATAATATTCATAAACTTTCCCTTCAGCCCCAGGGCGTTTTAGTAATGGGCAGCGAGTCACATGGCATTGGGCCAGAGGTGATGCAACTGGTGACCCAGCCCTTGCACATCCCGGGCCGCGGGAAAGCTGAGTCTTTGAACGTGGGCACCGCTACCGCTATTCTGCTGGATAACTTTTTCCGGAACGCTTAA
- a CDS encoding riboflavin synthase, producing MFTGIIEAQAEVLEVREDQSNRHFTLRCPFTHELKIDQSVAHNGVCLTVVALEGDTYTVTAIAETLSRTNLGQLTPGDTVNLERCLLANSRYDGHIVQGHVDQVGICESVTDQNGSWLFRFSYQPQSAGHMTVEKGSICVNGISLTVVESGEDFFSVAIIPYTYEFTNLHAVKPGDQVNLEFDIIGKYVARLLQK from the coding sequence ATGTTCACCGGAATAATAGAAGCACAAGCTGAGGTATTGGAGGTTAGGGAAGACCAGTCGAACCGTCATTTCACGTTGCGCTGCCCCTTTACCCATGAGTTGAAGATTGACCAGAGCGTGGCCCATAACGGGGTGTGCCTGACGGTGGTGGCCCTGGAAGGGGATACCTATACCGTGACCGCCATCGCGGAAACGCTTTCCCGGACTAACCTGGGGCAGCTTACGCCCGGTGATACGGTGAACCTGGAGCGTTGCCTATTGGCTAACAGCCGCTATGACGGGCACATTGTGCAGGGGCACGTAGACCAGGTGGGTATTTGTGAATCAGTCACAGACCAGAATGGAAGCTGGCTTTTTAGGTTTTCGTACCAGCCGCAATCCGCGGGGCACATGACCGTGGAGAAAGGCTCTATCTGCGTGAACGGCATTAGCCTGACGGTGGTAGAATCTGGCGAAGACTTTTTCAGCGTGGCCATTATTCCCTACACCTATGAGTTCACTAACCTACACGCGGTGAAACCCGGCGACCAGGTGAACCTGGAGTTTGATATCATTGGGAAGTACGTAGCCAGGTTGCTTCAAAAGTAA
- a CDS encoding phosphatase PAP2 family protein, translated as MERLKAFDQALFLEFHSYRSSFWDVVMVTISNKFVWLPFYVVLIVLLVYFYKRRGWLMVLCLGAAVGLADYISSGILKPYFARLRPCHDQLLNGVVDAIDGCGGRFGFVSSHAANAFAVAIFVYMLLPHRQWHLKGVLLVWAVAISYSRVYLGVHYPGDVLAGALLGIGAAHLALVADRQIHKRFPFWQK; from the coding sequence ATGGAAAGACTAAAAGCCTTTGACCAGGCCTTATTTCTGGAATTCCATAGTTACCGGTCTTCGTTCTGGGACGTGGTCATGGTCACCATCTCCAACAAATTTGTCTGGCTGCCTTTTTATGTAGTCTTGATTGTGTTGCTGGTATATTTTTACAAGCGGCGGGGCTGGCTGATGGTGCTTTGCCTGGGAGCGGCGGTAGGCCTGGCAGATTACATTTCCTCCGGCATTTTAAAGCCTTATTTTGCCCGGCTCAGACCTTGCCATGACCAATTACTGAATGGTGTCGTGGATGCCATAGACGGCTGCGGAGGTCGGTTTGGGTTTGTCTCTTCGCATGCCGCCAATGCTTTTGCCGTAGCCATTTTTGTGTACATGCTTCTGCCGCACCGGCAATGGCACCTGAAAGGCGTGTTGTTGGTTTGGGCCGTGGCCATCTCCTATAGCCGGGTATACCTGGGCGTGCACTACCCCGGGGATGTTCTGGCCGGGGCGCTGCTTGGCATTGGCGCCGCCCACCTGGCCCTGGTCGCCGACCGGCAAATCCATAAGCGGTTTCCGTTCTGGCAGAAGTAA
- a CDS encoding sugar transferase, with protein MRLNHTLHTYKLVLGDFVAAFLAWSVFYLCINSPFAGSGEGIGVQFLGKSFLVASFWVILYALLGRYRNIYRLSRFKEILLLAGISLSGGVVIFLAFLLEDPVIPDYSVYYEPVGLYFLLHFLFSVIFKMITLHHLKELVLDGKIFFNTLVVGSSSNAREVYDELINHNRHLGLKIVGFMQSVPSQPHSFQEQIPSLGSFHKLPAVIKSHQVEEVVIAIEPSEHKLIELILSYLEGESVRISILPDVYQILLGSVKVAHLFGTPLIEVKRDLLPVWQQILKRVIDLSAAVVVLVFFSPLYISLAFLVKLSSPGPIFFSQERVGWQGKPFRIYKFRSMCVNAEQDGPSLSSDEDPRVTKLGRFMRKVRLDELPQFYNVLIGDMSLVGPRPERQHFIDLITQRAPHYKHLHRVRPGITSLGQVKFGYAQNVEEMVKRLKYDILYIENMSLAMDFRVMLYTIKIIVQGRGK; from the coding sequence ATGCGTTTAAACCATACCCTACATACTTATAAGCTTGTATTAGGAGATTTTGTAGCAGCTTTTCTGGCGTGGTCTGTCTTTTACCTCTGCATCAATTCCCCGTTTGCAGGGTCCGGAGAGGGTATAGGAGTCCAGTTCCTGGGCAAGTCTTTTCTGGTGGCCTCTTTCTGGGTAATCCTGTATGCGCTGTTAGGCCGTTACCGGAATATCTATCGCCTGTCCAGGTTCAAGGAAATTTTATTGTTGGCGGGCATCTCCTTAAGCGGAGGGGTAGTCATCTTCCTGGCTTTCCTGCTGGAAGACCCTGTCATTCCAGATTATTCGGTGTACTATGAGCCGGTAGGCCTCTATTTCCTGCTGCATTTCCTGTTCTCCGTCATTTTCAAGATGATTACCTTGCACCACTTAAAGGAACTGGTGCTGGACGGGAAGATCTTTTTCAATACCCTGGTGGTGGGCTCAAGCAGCAACGCCCGCGAAGTATATGATGAACTCATCAACCATAACCGCCACCTGGGCCTTAAGATAGTGGGCTTTATGCAGAGTGTGCCTTCCCAGCCGCATTCCTTCCAGGAACAGATCCCGTCCCTGGGGTCCTTCCATAAACTGCCGGCCGTCATCAAGAGTCACCAGGTAGAGGAAGTGGTGATCGCTATTGAACCTTCTGAGCATAAACTTATTGAGTTAATCCTGAGTTACCTGGAAGGGGAATCCGTGAGGATAAGTATTTTGCCTGATGTGTACCAGATCTTGCTAGGCTCTGTGAAAGTGGCCCACCTTTTTGGAACGCCCTTAATTGAGGTGAAGCGTGATCTCTTACCGGTGTGGCAGCAAATCCTGAAACGGGTCATAGACCTAAGTGCCGCGGTGGTCGTGCTTGTCTTTTTCTCCCCCTTGTATATCTCCCTGGCGTTTCTGGTAAAGCTGTCATCCCCAGGGCCCATATTCTTTTCTCAGGAAAGGGTAGGCTGGCAGGGGAAACCCTTTCGGATCTACAAATTCAGAAGTATGTGCGTAAACGCCGAACAAGATGGACCTTCTCTTTCTTCTGATGAAGACCCCCGGGTAACCAAACTGGGCCGTTTTATGCGAAAAGTGAGGTTAGACGAGCTCCCGCAATTCTACAACGTCTTGATTGGCGATATGAGCTTGGTGGGACCCCGGCCCGAACGGCAACATTTTATTGACCTTATCACCCAAAGGGCACCCCATTACAAACACCTGCACCGGGTCCGTCCGGGTATCACCTCGCTGGGCCAGGTAAAATTCGGGTATGCCCAAAACGTGGAGGAAATGGTGAAACGCCTCAAATACGACATCCTATACATAGAAAACATGTCCCTGGCCATGGATTTCAGGGTGATGCTCTACACCATTAAAATCATTGTTCAGGGGAGAGGGAAGTAA
- a CDS encoding RNA polymerase sigma factor, with protein MDEIELVTALQKGDAKAQRLLYERFAGPMMGVCLRYLKSEMDAEEVLINGFMKVFQHVSRFEQKGSFEGWVRRIMVNEALQYLRKKEPLHLAIEKEHIHLASEDASADSEMTAEEMMALLQELPAGYRAVFNLYAIEGYSHKEIADLLDISEGTSKSQLSKARAMLQRMLAKQGVMIAI; from the coding sequence GTGGATGAGATTGAACTGGTAACAGCACTGCAGAAAGGCGATGCCAAAGCCCAGCGACTCCTATATGAGCGCTTCGCGGGCCCCATGATGGGGGTCTGCCTGCGCTACCTCAAGAGCGAAATGGATGCCGAGGAAGTCCTGATCAACGGGTTCATGAAGGTGTTCCAGCACGTGAGCCGTTTTGAGCAGAAAGGCAGCTTTGAGGGTTGGGTCCGCCGGATTATGGTAAACGAGGCGCTGCAGTACCTCCGCAAAAAGGAACCGCTGCATCTGGCCATTGAGAAAGAGCACATTCACCTGGCCTCTGAAGATGCCTCTGCTGACAGCGAGATGACCGCCGAGGAGATGATGGCCCTGCTCCAGGAACTTCCGGCCGGTTACAGAGCAGTGTTCAACTTGTACGCCATTGAAGGCTACTCGCACAAAGAAATTGCCGACCTGCTGGACATTAGCGAAGGCACCTCAAAATCGCAGTTAAGTAAAGCGCGGGCTATGCTGCAACGCATGCTGGCCAAACAGGGAGTAATGATTGCCATCTAA
- the tamL gene encoding translocation and assembly module lipoprotein TamL gives MKLRCYVFGAVFTMLSLLVGCSPTRHLAPNERLLWRIKLEGVKQNNASAITPLYQQKPNRRVLGFPLYLNLYYLGKNLYNPERIQGNIDKTNKDYARKIQKAGGDSVKVDDLIEKKEKKLSKLQNKKENGNWLMRTVGEPPAIFDSLKLVETEDQIKIYLASKGFFKSQVTSQTEVKDKKVFATLVVQEDKPYILTNHVYQVPDTTILGLLTESQAESHIHQGKNYDEALLSQERTRIEQLLKNNGFYDFRQQYVTFEADTSYEAYTVRLSTLVSNPTDTTYHKIYTINKVFFTSDAGINRFGRDRDTVTLNKVNFLAYEHQIKPRILLRKVIIRSGQTYSAARALNNQRIISNLDVFKYTTIGFTKVEDSLARDPHKGLLNAQINTALLPRFQETTEVGGTFTEQVPGPYASIRFRVRNIFGGAEIFDVGVRAGIEGQLQRNVATVGRRTEIGADMGVTFPQILVPFRTNDLLVRFNPRTRFSTGYAYVDRNEYTRTNLDFSFDYIWQRLNIHQFSLSPMDINIISTPRISKEFNDLLTLYEQQGNPLRQSFNNAFVSSINFTSLFNTANYNQTNDAKLMRIFVETGGFIGQYVAELFPSLSNYTFGKINLDYRRYKPLANNLIFVYRANGGVAKPLGSSRALPYDKYFFAGGSSSVRAWLPRRLGPGSSAFIDPITKEVSSQFEQPGEILIELNSEMRFRMFRFGNTNVNGALFLDAGNIWLFKERTAITEGTTFITQPGAQFEFNRFYKELAVGTGFGVRFDFTFAILRFDIATKVYDPALPEGNRFVLNKFRTNRIFGTNTLTTFNLGIGYPF, from the coding sequence TTGAAGCTACGATGTTACGTATTCGGCGCGGTATTCACAATGCTGAGCCTGCTGGTAGGCTGTTCCCCTACCCGACATCTGGCCCCCAATGAACGGCTGCTCTGGCGTATAAAGCTGGAGGGCGTGAAACAGAATAATGCCTCGGCCATTACCCCGCTGTACCAACAAAAACCCAACCGCCGGGTTTTGGGCTTTCCGTTGTACCTGAACCTCTACTACTTAGGTAAAAACCTCTATAACCCAGAGCGCATACAGGGCAACATTGACAAAACCAACAAAGACTACGCCCGCAAGATACAGAAGGCAGGCGGAGACTCTGTGAAGGTGGATGATCTGATAGAGAAAAAGGAGAAAAAGCTGAGCAAGCTGCAGAACAAAAAAGAGAACGGCAACTGGCTTATGCGCACCGTGGGCGAACCGCCCGCCATCTTTGATTCGCTTAAACTGGTGGAGACCGAAGACCAAATCAAGATCTATCTGGCGTCTAAAGGCTTTTTCAAAAGCCAGGTGACCTCCCAAACCGAGGTAAAAGACAAAAAAGTTTTTGCCACCTTGGTGGTGCAGGAAGACAAGCCCTACATTTTAACCAACCACGTCTACCAGGTGCCAGACACTACCATTCTGGGACTGCTCACAGAATCTCAGGCCGAAAGCCACATTCACCAGGGGAAAAACTATGATGAGGCCCTTTTGAGCCAGGAACGGACCCGTATTGAGCAACTTCTCAAGAACAACGGCTTCTATGACTTCCGGCAGCAGTACGTCACGTTTGAGGCAGACACCAGCTACGAAGCGTATACCGTTAGGTTGAGTACCCTGGTCTCTAACCCTACAGACACCACTTATCACAAGATCTACACCATCAATAAGGTCTTCTTCACCTCAGATGCGGGCATAAACAGGTTTGGGCGTGACAGGGATACCGTTACCCTCAATAAAGTCAACTTCCTGGCCTATGAACACCAGATTAAGCCGCGCATCCTCCTCAGGAAAGTGATCATCCGGTCGGGTCAGACCTATTCTGCTGCCCGCGCCCTCAACAACCAGCGCATCATCAGTAACCTGGACGTGTTCAAATACACCACCATCGGCTTTACCAAAGTAGAAGATTCCCTGGCCAGAGACCCGCACAAGGGTTTGCTGAACGCGCAAATCAATACCGCCCTGCTTCCCCGTTTCCAGGAAACCACTGAGGTGGGCGGTACTTTCACGGAGCAGGTCCCGGGCCCTTACGCCAGTATCAGGTTCAGGGTCAGGAATATCTTCGGCGGGGCCGAGATTTTTGACGTTGGGGTGCGGGCCGGTATTGAAGGGCAGCTGCAACGCAATGTGGCTACGGTAGGCCGAAGAACCGAGATTGGCGCCGACATGGGCGTGACCTTCCCGCAGATTCTGGTGCCGTTCCGGACCAACGACCTGCTGGTAAGGTTCAATCCGCGTACCAGATTCAGTACGGGTTATGCCTACGTAGACCGCAACGAGTACACTCGCACCAACCTTGATTTCTCCTTTGATTACATCTGGCAGCGCCTGAACATCCATCAGTTCAGTTTGTCGCCCATGGATATCAATATCATCAGTACCCCCCGCATCTCCAAGGAATTCAATGACCTGTTAACCCTGTATGAGCAGCAAGGCAACCCTTTGCGGCAAAGCTTTAACAACGCCTTTGTCTCCAGCATTAATTTCACCAGCCTCTTCAATACCGCCAATTACAACCAGACCAATGATGCCAAGCTCATGCGCATTTTTGTGGAGACCGGCGGCTTTATAGGCCAATACGTGGCAGAGCTCTTCCCCAGCCTGAGCAACTACACCTTCGGGAAGATCAACCTGGACTATAGAAGATACAAGCCCCTGGCCAACAATTTGATTTTTGTGTACCGTGCCAACGGCGGAGTTGCCAAACCGCTGGGAAGCTCCCGCGCCCTGCCCTATGACAAGTACTTTTTTGCGGGCGGTTCTTCCAGCGTGCGGGCCTGGCTCCCCAGACGCCTAGGCCCCGGGTCCAGCGCCTTTATTGACCCCATCACCAAAGAGGTGTCCAGCCAGTTTGAGCAGCCCGGCGAAATCCTTATTGAGCTAAACTCAGAGATGCGCTTCCGGATGTTCCGGTTCGGGAATACCAACGTGAACGGGGCCCTGTTCCTGGACGCGGGTAACATCTGGCTTTTTAAAGAGCGTACCGCCATCACCGAAGGAACCACCTTTATTACCCAGCCCGGCGCGCAGTTTGAGTTCAACCGCTTTTACAAAGAACTTGCCGTAGGCACCGGCTTTGGGGTCCGCTTTGACTTTACGTTCGCCATCCTTCGCTTTGACATTGCCACCAAGGTCTATGATCCCGCCCTTCCAGAAGGCAACCGGTTCGTCCTCAATAAATTCAGGACCAATAGAATCTTCGGAACCAATACCCTTACTACCTTTAACTTAGGGATTGGGTATCCGTTCTAG